A section of the Stenotrophomonas sp. 364 genome encodes:
- a CDS encoding response regulator transcription factor has product MRQTKETSGLVLVVEDNRNISEMIGEYLEGRGFEVDYAQDGLDGYRLAAENSYDVVVLDLMLPRLDGIEVCRRLRNDARKSTPVLMLTARDTLDDKLTGLGFGADDYLTKPFAIQELEARLRALIRRERRQVGSEVLKVADLVLDPVSMRATRAGTELQLSPIGLRLLTILMRESPRVVTRQEIEREIWGNGLPDSDTLRSHLYNLRKIIDKPFDRPLLHTVQSAGYRIADIAQPMS; this is encoded by the coding sequence ATGCGTCAGACAAAGGAGACCTCCGGCCTGGTGCTGGTGGTCGAGGACAACCGCAATATTTCCGAGATGATCGGTGAGTATCTGGAAGGCCGCGGGTTCGAAGTCGACTATGCCCAGGACGGGCTGGACGGCTATCGCCTTGCAGCGGAGAACAGTTATGACGTGGTGGTGCTGGACCTGATGCTGCCGCGCCTGGACGGTATTGAAGTCTGCCGCCGGCTGCGCAACGACGCCCGCAAGTCGACCCCGGTGCTGATGCTGACCGCGCGCGACACGCTGGACGACAAGCTGACCGGGTTGGGCTTCGGCGCCGACGATTACCTGACCAAGCCGTTCGCGATCCAGGAACTGGAAGCGCGCCTGCGTGCCCTGATCCGTCGCGAACGTCGCCAGGTGGGCTCGGAAGTGCTCAAGGTGGCCGACCTGGTGCTGGACCCGGTGAGCATGCGGGCCACCCGTGCCGGCACCGAGCTGCAGCTGTCGCCGATCGGCCTGCGCCTGTTGACGATCCTCATGCGCGAATCGCCGCGTGTGGTGACCCGCCAGGAAATCGAGCGCGAGATCTGGGGCAATGGCCTGCCGGACTCGGACACCCTGCGCAGCCATCTGTACAACCTGCGCAAGATCATCGACAAGCCGTTCGACCGTCCGTTGCTGCATACCGTGCAGAGCGCCGGTTACCGCATCGCCGACATCGCCCAGCCGATGAGCTGA
- a CDS encoding HAMP domain-containing sensor histidine kinase, with product MPHGLPRKIRIVFILQAVLASLGILLGAWLVSLVIKHSLVSSALKEEAAYYWQLYDASPMQPPPNTQNIRGYLLETGRSPLSLPANLRALPPGFHELKADDQLVLVDVRPEGRLYLVFLRSRAEMLAFWFGIVPVLLTLLAVYGASWVTYRASKRLVSPVNWLARRVSRWDPGHPEAADLAPDKLPADMQGETRQLAAALHSLATRVTAHVARERNFTRDASHELRTPLTVIRVASDIALGDQELTPRLRRGLNRIQRAGRDMEAVIDAFLILAREADVEPQVELFDVNEIVRYEVDNARELMVGRPVEIFLHSAGPVQLHAPPRVLQVVVSNLLRNACSYTDEGRIDVDVLDDRVVVRDTGIGMSAEALGRAFEPFYRAEPTRPQGTGLGLSIVRRLCDRFGWKVTLDSQPGQGTQAAVLYR from the coding sequence ATGCCGCACGGTCTGCCGCGCAAGATACGCATCGTCTTCATTCTCCAAGCCGTGCTGGCCAGCCTGGGCATCCTGCTGGGTGCGTGGCTGGTATCGCTGGTGATCAAGCACAGCCTGGTCAGCAGCGCGCTGAAGGAAGAGGCGGCCTACTATTGGCAGCTCTACGACGCCTCGCCGATGCAGCCGCCGCCGAACACGCAGAACATCCGCGGCTACCTGCTGGAGACCGGGCGTTCGCCCTTGAGCCTGCCGGCCAACCTCCGCGCGCTGCCGCCGGGGTTCCACGAACTGAAGGCCGACGATCAGCTGGTGCTGGTGGACGTGCGCCCGGAAGGGCGGCTGTACCTGGTGTTCCTGCGCTCGCGTGCGGAGATGCTGGCCTTCTGGTTCGGGATCGTGCCGGTGCTGCTGACGTTGCTGGCGGTGTACGGCGCGTCGTGGGTGACCTACCGGGCCTCCAAGCGGCTGGTGTCGCCGGTGAACTGGCTGGCGCGGCGCGTGTCGCGCTGGGATCCGGGCCACCCGGAAGCGGCGGATCTGGCGCCGGACAAGTTGCCGGCGGACATGCAGGGCGAAACGCGCCAGCTGGCCGCGGCCCTGCATTCGCTGGCCACGCGGGTCACCGCGCACGTGGCACGCGAGCGCAACTTCACCCGGGATGCCAGCCATGAGCTGCGCACGCCGTTGACGGTGATCCGGGTGGCCAGTGATATCGCGCTGGGCGACCAGGAGCTGACGCCGCGCCTGCGCCGCGGGCTCAACCGCATCCAGCGCGCGGGCCGCGACATGGAGGCGGTGATCGACGCCTTCCTGATCCTGGCCCGCGAGGCGGACGTGGAGCCGCAGGTGGAACTGTTCGACGTCAACGAGATCGTGCGCTACGAGGTGGACAACGCGCGCGAGCTGATGGTGGGACGACCGGTGGAGATTTTCCTGCACAGTGCCGGCCCGGTGCAGTTGCACGCGCCGCCGCGGGTGCTGCAGGTGGTGGTGAGCAATCTGTTGCGCAACGCCTGCAGTTACACCGACGAGGGGCGCATCGATGTGGATGTGCTGGACGATCGGGTGGTGGTGCGCGATACCGGGATCGGGATGTCGGCCGAGGCGTTGGGGCGGGCGTTCGAGCCGTTCTACCGGGCCGAGCCGACGCGGCCGCAAGGCACGGGGCTGGGGCTGTCGATCGTGCGCCGGTTGTGCGACCGGTTCGGGTGGAAGGTGACGCTGGACAGCCAGCCGGGGCAGGGTACGCAGGCGGCGGTGTTGTACCGGTAG
- a CDS encoding SGNH/GDSL hydrolase family protein, with protein sequence MRHRCTRPLLLALALGAALPAFALSPAKPPQVPAQVSNVAWAQDMADFAKADATTPPPRGGIEFIGSSSIRMWDTLAADFPGQPVFNRGFGGSEVRDSTWYAGQVVVPYAPCKVFFYAGDNDLNSGRSAVQVRDDVLAFVQRVHRDLPKTTVEYISIKPSPSRANLLPAIIEANAMIKAALAKLPNTGYTDIYTPMLGSDGQPRAALFREDMLHMTPDGYAIWRAALAPKVSCE encoded by the coding sequence ATGCGTCACCGCTGCACCCGCCCCCTGTTGCTCGCCCTGGCGCTTGGCGCCGCCCTGCCCGCGTTCGCCCTGTCCCCGGCCAAGCCGCCGCAGGTGCCGGCGCAGGTCTCCAACGTGGCCTGGGCCCAGGACATGGCCGATTTCGCCAAGGCCGACGCCACCACCCCGCCGCCGCGCGGGGGCATCGAGTTCATCGGCAGCAGTTCGATCCGGATGTGGGACACCCTGGCCGCCGATTTCCCGGGCCAGCCGGTATTCAACCGCGGTTTCGGTGGCTCGGAAGTGCGCGACAGTACGTGGTACGCCGGACAGGTGGTGGTGCCGTACGCGCCGTGCAAGGTGTTCTTCTACGCCGGCGACAACGACCTCAACAGCGGCCGCAGCGCGGTGCAGGTGCGCGACGATGTGCTGGCCTTCGTGCAGCGGGTGCACCGTGATCTGCCGAAGACGACGGTGGAGTACATCTCGATCAAGCCGAGCCCGTCGCGCGCGAACCTGCTGCCGGCGATCATCGAGGCCAACGCGATGATCAAGGCGGCGCTGGCCAAGCTGCCGAACACGGGCTACACGGACATCTACACGCCGATGCTGGGCAGCGATGGGCAGCCGCGCGCGGCGCTGTTCCGCGAGGACATGCTGCACATGACGCCGGACGGGTATGCGATCTGGCGGGCGGCGTTGGCGCCGAAGGTGTCGTGCGAGTGA
- a CDS encoding diacylglycerol kinase, giving the protein MADEIGHMPRGPRRIFKAAVWSWQGLRAAWLHESSFRLEVYLLVVLAPLALWLGQTPVERALMIGSMLLVLSMELANSAIEAVIERYGAEFHELAGRAKDMGSAAVFVLMMNVLLCWGLVLLPRFF; this is encoded by the coding sequence GTGGCTGACGAAATCGGGCACATGCCGCGCGGCCCCCGGCGCATCTTCAAGGCGGCGGTGTGGTCCTGGCAGGGCCTGCGGGCGGCCTGGCTGCACGAGTCCTCGTTCCGCCTGGAGGTCTACCTGCTGGTGGTGCTGGCGCCGCTGGCGCTGTGGCTGGGCCAGACCCCGGTGGAGCGTGCGCTGATGATCGGCTCGATGCTGCTGGTGTTGTCCATGGAACTGGCCAACTCGGCCATCGAAGCGGTGATCGAGCGCTACGGCGCCGAATTCCACGAACTGGCCGGACGCGCCAAGGACATGGGCTCGGCGGCCGTGTTCGTGCTGATGATGAACGTACTGCTGTGCTGGGGCCTGGTCCTGCTGCCCCGCTTTTTCTGA
- a CDS encoding TerC family protein has product MFLELLSDPNVWLTLFTLSALEIVLGIDNLVFISIAVSKLPEARRPFARKLGIAVACITRIALLVSLAYLAHMEANLFTVAGIGISIRDLVLILGGLFLIIKGGMEIRELITGGEDEDPTTTKASAVFGMVIAQIAVIDIVFSLDSVITAVGIADHVPVMVAAILLSVAVMLLAANPLGRFIDANPTVKMLALAFILLIGAVLILDGLGVHVPKPYIYAAMGFSVLVEWLNLLMRRRAVAHNVPGAGNW; this is encoded by the coding sequence ATGTTTCTTGAGCTGCTGTCCGACCCCAACGTATGGTTGACCCTGTTCACGCTGAGCGCGCTGGAAATCGTGCTCGGCATCGACAACCTGGTCTTCATCTCCATCGCCGTGAGCAAGCTGCCCGAAGCGCGCCGCCCGTTCGCGCGCAAGCTGGGCATCGCGGTGGCCTGCATCACCCGCATTGCGCTGCTGGTGTCGCTGGCCTACCTGGCACACATGGAAGCCAACCTGTTCACCGTAGCCGGTATTGGCATCTCCATCCGCGACCTGGTGCTGATCCTCGGCGGCCTGTTCCTGATCATCAAGGGCGGCATGGAAATCCGCGAGCTGATCACCGGCGGCGAAGACGAAGACCCCACCACCACCAAGGCCTCGGCCGTGTTCGGCATGGTCATCGCGCAGATCGCGGTGATCGACATCGTGTTCTCGCTGGACTCGGTGATCACCGCCGTCGGCATCGCCGACCACGTGCCGGTGATGGTGGCCGCGATCCTGCTGTCGGTGGCGGTCATGCTGCTGGCGGCCAACCCGCTGGGCCGCTTCATCGATGCCAACCCGACCGTGAAGATGCTGGCCCTGGCCTTCATCCTGCTGATCGGTGCGGTGCTGATCCTGGACGGTCTGGGCGTGCACGTGCCCAAGCCCTACATCTACGCGGCGATGGGCTTCTCGGTGCTGGTGGAGTGGCTGAACCTGCTGATGCGCCGCCGCGCCGTGGCACACAACGTGCCGGGCGCCGGTAACTGGTAA
- a CDS encoding LemA family protein, protein MRSFSRLLLLAMLAALLSGCGYNAIQQKDEQVKAGWAEVLNQYKRRADLIPNLVQTVEGYANQERQVLTDVTNARSRVGQINVNADDAESLKQFQQAQGELSGALSRLLVVTENYPNLKSDQGFRDLQAQLEGTENRITVARGRYIQMVQDYNTFLRQFPQLITAKIFGYQVKPNFTVDNEAQISQPPAVKFGSQAPAPAPQPQPQPQQAPAQ, encoded by the coding sequence ATGCGATCGTTCTCCCGCCTGTTGTTGCTGGCCATGCTGGCCGCCCTGTTGTCCGGTTGCGGCTACAACGCCATCCAGCAGAAGGATGAGCAGGTCAAGGCCGGTTGGGCCGAGGTGCTCAACCAGTACAAGCGCCGTGCCGACCTGATTCCCAATCTGGTGCAGACCGTGGAAGGCTATGCCAACCAGGAACGCCAGGTGCTGACCGACGTGACCAACGCGCGTTCGCGGGTGGGCCAGATCAACGTCAACGCCGACGATGCCGAGTCGCTCAAGCAGTTCCAGCAGGCCCAGGGCGAACTGAGCGGCGCGCTGTCGCGGCTGCTGGTGGTCACCGAAAACTATCCGAACCTCAAGTCCGACCAGGGCTTCCGCGACCTGCAGGCGCAGCTGGAAGGCACCGAGAACCGGATCACGGTGGCGCGTGGCCGCTACATCCAGATGGTGCAGGACTACAACACCTTCCTGCGCCAGTTCCCGCAGCTGATCACCGCCAAGATCTTCGGCTACCAGGTCAAGCCGAACTTCACCGTGGACAACGAAGCGCAGATCTCGCAGCCGCCGGCGGTCAAGTTCGGTTCGCAGGCCCCGGCCCCCGCGCCGCAGCCGCAGCCGCAGCCGCAGCAGGCCCCGGCGCAGTAA
- a CDS encoding TPM domain-containing protein, which translates to MNLLRLLRGLVLAGLCLAGPALAQADVVIPPLSSPVVDTTGTLDAAQVQALQSQALALQQRKGSQLQILMVPSTAPESIEQYTQRVFEQWQIGRKGVDDGVLLVVAKDDRRVRIEPGYGLEGAIPDAIANRVIQEYLAPRFRANDYAGGLADASAALIKLIDGEDLPAPVSTHRASPNPDGGGWTFALVIGFFVGSVLRAILGWLPRPVRALLGGGGAAVVAFLFTSLWLASGLAGLIGLIVGLSSGRAGAFARGGGWGGGGGWGGGGFGGGGGFGGGGGGWGGGGGRSGGGGASGGW; encoded by the coding sequence ATGAACCTCCTTCGCCTGCTGCGCGGCCTGGTACTGGCGGGGCTCTGCCTGGCCGGGCCGGCGCTTGCCCAGGCCGACGTGGTGATCCCGCCGCTGTCCTCGCCGGTGGTCGATACCACCGGCACCCTGGATGCCGCCCAGGTCCAGGCGCTGCAGTCGCAGGCGTTGGCCCTGCAGCAGCGCAAAGGCAGCCAACTGCAGATCCTGATGGTGCCCAGCACCGCGCCCGAATCGATCGAGCAGTACACCCAGCGGGTGTTCGAGCAGTGGCAGATCGGCCGCAAGGGCGTGGACGACGGCGTGCTGCTGGTGGTGGCCAAGGATGACCGCCGCGTCCGCATCGAACCCGGTTACGGACTGGAAGGGGCGATCCCCGACGCCATCGCCAACCGCGTCATCCAGGAATACCTGGCCCCGCGCTTCCGCGCCAACGACTACGCCGGCGGCCTGGCCGATGCCAGCGCCGCGCTGATCAAACTGATCGACGGCGAGGACCTGCCGGCGCCGGTCAGTACCCACCGCGCCAGCCCCAATCCTGACGGCGGCGGCTGGACCTTCGCGCTGGTGATCGGCTTCTTCGTTGGCAGCGTCCTGCGCGCCATCCTCGGCTGGCTGCCGCGCCCGGTGCGGGCGCTGCTGGGCGGCGGCGGCGCGGCGGTGGTCGCCTTCCTGTTCACCTCGTTGTGGCTGGCCAGCGGCCTGGCCGGGCTGATCGGTCTGATCGTCGGCCTGTCGTCCGGCCGGGCCGGTGCGTTCGCGCGCGGCGGTGGCTGGGGCGGCGGTGGCGGCTGGGGCGGAGGCGGATTCGGTGGGGGCGGTGGCTTCGGCGGCGGTGGAGGCGGCTGGGGCGGCGGCGGTGGACGTTCAGGGGGCGGTGGCGCCTCGGGAGGCTGGTGA